The Serratia rhizosphaerae genome has a segment encoding these proteins:
- a CDS encoding peptidoglycan-binding protein, with protein MRMSAMWFSGKINHAQTDCLSGFTAAYAVYNTTLGRHIPVSWLAYVLATTYHETALTMQPIEEYGKGAGHAYGTPDPETGQTYYGRGYVQLTWRDNYEKAQGVVVNLNTLAYDVPLVGQPDLALTPWVAAQVAINGMANGWFTGKKLADYLTETQTDYVNARHIINGTDKAQTIAAYAEEAEAALRLARGEGIARSLVQMGSQGGDVRELQLMLGCDADGVAGNATLGALTDFQRRHGLDADGMCGAQTWAVLDREIYGIS; from the coding sequence ATGCGTATGAGTGCCATGTGGTTCAGTGGCAAAATCAATCATGCACAGACCGACTGTCTGTCCGGATTCACTGCAGCGTACGCGGTTTACAACACGACACTCGGCCGCCACATCCCGGTGAGCTGGCTGGCGTATGTGCTGGCCACCACGTACCACGAGACCGCCTTAACGATGCAGCCCATCGAAGAGTACGGCAAGGGCGCAGGACACGCCTATGGCACTCCGGATCCGGAGACGGGGCAGACCTATTACGGGCGGGGCTATGTACAACTGACCTGGCGGGATAATTACGAAAAGGCCCAGGGCGTGGTGGTCAACCTCAACACGCTGGCATATGACGTTCCGCTGGTGGGGCAGCCTGACCTTGCGCTGACGCCGTGGGTGGCGGCGCAGGTGGCGATTAACGGTATGGCCAACGGCTGGTTTACCGGCAAGAAGCTCGCCGACTATCTGACCGAGACCCAGACCGATTACGTCAACGCCCGGCACATCATCAACGGTACCGACAAGGCACAGACCATCGCGGCGTATGCCGAAGAGGCTGAAGCGGCGCTGCGGCTTGCCCGCGGGGAAGGCATCGCCCGTAGCCTGGTGCAGATGGGCAGCCAGGGAGGCGACGTGCGGGAACTGCAGCTGATGCTGGGCTGCGACGCCGACGGCGTGGCCGGCAATGCGACCCTCGGTGCGCTGACCGACTTTCAGCGGCGTCACGGCCTTGATGCTGACGGCATGTGCGGGGCGCAGACGTGGGCGGTACTCGACCGGGAGATTTACGGTATCAGCTGA
- a CDS encoding phage tailspike protein, with protein MPSQLFTLACAFKAAANGKIYIGEIDKDPTIPEHQIQVYLENEDGTYVPVAQPLMINSGGYPVYNGQIAKFVTVQGHSMAIYDEYNALQFYYSNVLKYDPDQLRPIVEKFIEDIKGPGGASIVGNEYGGSVQDSINAITPEMFGAKGDGKTDDAAALQAAMDYALNNDKRRVVGMGNYTIKTPLRIGGSAGIGSAGVSINLARLRADDTWPANTGLFDATPMIIMGNAAGNDTNIELSIGYIDGAGKADGLQPTGFGFSLTRIHFGVAINCIRVIGTGKQQWSNASVYITGNSWRVNWLGLHLERGTSGTSPINEGWDINIGFTCSNRYGGFLLRGGSQYAKIAGDFDFNGNYVSLLEVDKITGVKRGMKLTNGTTECDVLSFYNYRGKNYIALAENKVVARGASSYKVDDSLSGAPSVIKVLSVATTQTNATGNNFFDIWHDFQGEPFAAINIRAGYCGGVYGALRHTSRIFYNNNFDGRPDNWRGFGVANSGNTLTMYDKARSDSAIATISADSWNIDRRLYLKLRLYEGVPVAKTLPRSSTEFTHIYTFGDADYDKYLDEGSMYEITLKGNFGGTYGRWLIFIKGTNLQVVEEKYNNTVFQYQFTDMRFSLRQSAQPSINVAVNIRRV; from the coding sequence ATGCCATCCCAACTTTTCACGCTTGCCTGTGCATTCAAGGCAGCGGCGAACGGCAAAATCTACATCGGCGAAATTGACAAAGACCCGACCATTCCAGAACACCAAATTCAGGTGTACCTCGAAAACGAGGACGGTACGTACGTTCCTGTCGCACAGCCGTTGATGATTAATTCCGGTGGCTATCCGGTATACAACGGACAGATCGCGAAGTTCGTGACCGTACAGGGCCATTCCATGGCTATTTACGACGAGTATAACGCACTGCAGTTCTATTACTCCAACGTGCTGAAATACGACCCGGATCAGCTGCGCCCCATCGTTGAAAAATTCATTGAAGATATTAAAGGGCCTGGCGGAGCGTCGATCGTCGGCAACGAATATGGCGGTAGCGTACAAGATTCTATTAATGCGATCACTCCTGAGATGTTTGGCGCCAAGGGTGACGGTAAGACTGACGATGCAGCAGCCCTGCAGGCAGCCATGGATTACGCGCTGAACAATGATAAACGCCGAGTCGTTGGGATGGGAAACTATACAATTAAAACGCCTTTGCGGATCGGCGGTAGTGCTGGTATTGGCTCCGCTGGAGTTAGCATCAATCTCGCCCGTCTGCGCGCTGACGATACCTGGCCGGCTAATACAGGGCTGTTCGATGCGACCCCGATGATCATTATGGGTAACGCTGCGGGCAACGATACGAATATTGAGCTGTCTATTGGCTATATCGATGGTGCAGGTAAAGCGGATGGCCTGCAACCGACCGGCTTTGGCTTCTCCCTAACTCGCATCCATTTCGGGGTCGCAATTAACTGCATCCGCGTTATCGGCACCGGTAAGCAACAATGGTCTAACGCCTCTGTCTATATCACTGGTAACAGCTGGCGCGTGAACTGGCTTGGCCTGCATCTTGAGCGAGGTACGTCCGGCACATCCCCGATAAACGAGGGGTGGGACATTAACATCGGCTTCACCTGTTCGAACCGTTACGGCGGCTTTCTCCTGCGTGGAGGTAGCCAGTACGCTAAAATCGCTGGTGATTTCGACTTCAATGGCAATTACGTGTCACTGCTTGAAGTTGATAAAATAACCGGAGTGAAGCGCGGCATGAAGCTGACGAACGGAACGACCGAATGCGATGTGCTATCTTTTTACAACTACCGAGGGAAAAACTACATTGCGTTGGCGGAGAATAAGGTGGTCGCTCGCGGGGCCAGTTCGTACAAAGTCGATGATTCGTTGTCTGGTGCACCATCGGTGATAAAAGTTCTCTCTGTGGCCACCACTCAGACTAATGCCACTGGGAACAACTTTTTCGATATCTGGCATGACTTCCAGGGTGAGCCGTTCGCTGCTATCAATATCCGCGCTGGCTATTGCGGTGGGGTTTACGGTGCGTTGCGGCATACGTCTCGAATTTTCTACAACAACAACTTCGACGGCCGACCGGATAACTGGCGTGGGTTCGGTGTCGCTAACTCTGGTAACACGCTGACAATGTACGATAAAGCTCGAAGCGACTCAGCTATCGCCACAATCAGCGCGGATTCCTGGAACATCGATCGCCGGCTTTACCTGAAGTTACGTCTTTACGAGGGCGTTCCTGTTGCGAAGACGCTCCCGCGCTCATCTACTGAGTTTACGCACATCTACACGTTCGGCGATGCAGATTACGATAAATATCTGGATGAGGGGTCTATGTATGAGATCACTCTGAAGGGTAATTTTGGCGGAACATATGGGCGTTGGTTGATTTTTATTAAAGGGACAAACTTGCAGGTTGTCGAAGAGAAGTACAACAACACCGTGTTCCAGTATCAATTTACCGATATGAGGTTCAGTCTGCGGCAATCAGCCCAGCCAAGCATCAATGTAGCGGTTAACATCCGACGGGTGTAG
- a CDS encoding GntR family transcriptional regulator has translation MVALIKFTRMLRRKIQVIFHGEMHYRAQTQWSLNVSYYEQYQLLFQKLKSDISKDNAMPIYLQLHKSLREAIEQCIIKPGDFLPTERIVTEELHVSRITVRKAFLCLVQDNLVLRARGFGTQVKIPLSHSLSTINGFAEEIDNQNRVPGSIWIEKKKTLPTPLVSKKMNIRECEEIYKLERIGTIDEQLASYTTSYILPSVVTDINDIETSLYDYLRKQKLPFGRLSSTISASLADQGLCEKLKIPEKSAILVIKQTLLDREQQPLEYSISYFRSDLYEFLAESS, from the coding sequence GTGGTTGCTCTTATTAAATTTACACGCATGCTAAGAAGAAAAATTCAAGTAATTTTTCATGGTGAAATGCACTACCGTGCACAAACTCAATGGAGCTTAAACGTGAGTTATTATGAACAGTATCAACTACTTTTTCAAAAATTAAAATCTGACATATCTAAAGATAATGCAATGCCAATATACCTACAGCTTCATAAGTCGTTGAGAGAAGCTATTGAACAGTGCATTATTAAACCCGGGGACTTTCTTCCTACAGAGAGGATAGTCACCGAAGAGTTACATGTCTCTCGCATTACGGTTCGTAAAGCTTTTCTCTGTCTTGTTCAAGATAATTTAGTTTTACGCGCGCGTGGATTTGGTACTCAAGTAAAAATCCCTTTATCGCATTCATTGTCAACAATCAATGGATTCGCTGAAGAAATAGACAATCAAAATAGAGTACCTGGTTCTATATGGATAGAGAAAAAGAAAACATTGCCAACGCCATTAGTTTCAAAAAAAATGAACATCAGGGAATGTGAAGAGATATATAAACTTGAAAGAATTGGAACAATTGATGAACAACTTGCATCTTACACAACCTCGTACATACTACCCTCAGTGGTTACTGATATTAATGATATTGAAACCTCATTATATGATTATCTCAGAAAACAAAAACTACCTTTCGGAAGGTTAAGTAGTACAATTAGTGCTTCATTAGCAGACCAAGGTTTATGTGAAAAACTAAAGATCCCCGAAAAATCAGCAATATTGGTTATTAAACAAACGCTTCTTGATAGAGAACAACAGCCTTTAGAATACAGCATTAGTTACTTTCGAAGCGATTTATATGAATTTTTAGCCGAAAGCTCATAA
- a CDS encoding Ig-like domain-containing protein → MSNSNSPNATINSLEVTHNRALADGVDRNTVLVQICDDNADPLPDQVVIFKVSTGANIQSPVITDAQGLALAALTSTTSGGCTVRASVTPYESMSTGVFFVETSRETI, encoded by the coding sequence ATGTCAAATAGCAATAGCCCCAATGCAACCATCAACTCACTAGAAGTCACTCATAATCGCGCCCTGGCCGACGGTGTGGACCGAAATACCGTGCTTGTCCAAATCTGCGATGACAATGCAGATCCGTTACCCGACCAGGTTGTAATTTTCAAGGTCAGCACAGGCGCAAATATTCAAAGTCCGGTGATAACCGATGCTCAAGGACTAGCCCTCGCAGCGTTGACCAGTACTACATCAGGCGGTTGCACAGTCCGCGCTTCCGTTACCCCCTATGAAAGCATGAGTACCGGCGTTTTTTTTGTTGAGACCAGTAGGGAAACAATCTAA
- a CDS encoding baseplate assembly protein encodes MDDTPAPPADSVMEGDDAFRLRIRLSWYARNTAGSIQAYEYFALSADGAVRDAKAYGPQEDKAISPGHVEVYVLSNDGSGVPGQALLDTVDAALNADFIRPLTDYVVVKAATLIEYAVTATLITGSGPDAQAVMAAAKQAMQHYADSVHRIGVPLSIAGVYKALKQPGVEDVTLTAPLETLDAGTGEATYCTAIPLTTSSASRLGAPRRDYYRLVIAAAERLVAGAGAFCHHGCHAGDDGYGLSERKAGRHALPAAG; translated from the coding sequence GTGGACGATACCCCTGCCCCGCCGGCCGATTCAGTGATGGAAGGGGACGACGCGTTTCGCCTGCGTATCCGGCTCAGCTGGTACGCACGCAATACGGCAGGCTCGATACAGGCCTATGAGTATTTTGCGCTGTCTGCCGACGGCGCGGTACGGGATGCCAAAGCCTACGGGCCACAGGAAGATAAGGCGATTTCTCCCGGCCACGTCGAGGTGTATGTGCTGAGTAATGACGGTAGCGGGGTACCCGGCCAGGCGCTGCTTGATACCGTTGATGCCGCGCTCAACGCCGATTTTATCCGTCCGCTGACGGATTATGTCGTGGTGAAGGCGGCCACCCTCATAGAGTATGCCGTGACGGCGACCCTGATAACCGGCAGCGGACCGGATGCACAGGCGGTGATGGCGGCGGCGAAGCAGGCCATGCAGCATTATGCCGACAGCGTTCACCGGATTGGCGTGCCGCTGTCGATTGCCGGGGTCTATAAGGCCCTGAAGCAGCCGGGTGTTGAGGATGTGACGCTGACGGCACCGCTGGAGACCCTCGATGCCGGCACCGGCGAGGCGACGTATTGTACCGCCATTCCCCTGACGACGTCCTCCGCGTCGAGGCTGGGTGCGCCGCGGAGGGATTATTACAGACTGGTCATTGCTGCCGCCGAACGCCTCGTAGCAGGAGCTGGCGCTTTTTGCCACCACGGATGTCACGCTGGAGATGACGGATACGGCCTATCTGAACGAAAAGCAGGCCGGCACGCTCTACCTGCGGCAGGATGA